One genomic segment of Anaerolineae bacterium includes these proteins:
- a CDS encoding TetR/AcrR family transcriptional regulator — translation MPRPPRSPEQVAMMRQKILDVAHSLVHEGGPESVTIRRIAGILGVSHMTLYNYFPSRQSILDALREREMARIMERRQEALERARAGQALEVLQENLNCYANMARRQPAFYRLILTPAAHDDPRRQELQRRFQEHVSHLTQVIQIGMEQGQFAPGSEPAQAALVVLAMANGPLAYLAGGLISEEQFAAIWQTTLRLITLYLRGVTADERPLESIALP, via the coding sequence ATGCCCAGACCTCCGCGCAGTCCGGAGCAGGTCGCGATGATGCGCCAGAAAATCCTGGACGTGGCCCACTCCCTGGTGCATGAAGGTGGGCCGGAGAGCGTGACGATACGGCGCATCGCCGGCATTCTCGGCGTCTCTCATATGACATTATACAACTATTTCCCCAGCCGGCAGAGCATCCTGGACGCGCTGCGCGAGCGCGAGATGGCGCGCATCATGGAGCGCCGGCAGGAGGCGCTGGAGCGCGCCCGCGCCGGCCAGGCACTGGAAGTCCTGCAGGAGAACCTGAACTGTTATGCCAACATGGCGCGCCGCCAGCCGGCCTTTTACCGCCTGATCCTGACGCCGGCGGCGCATGACGACCCGCGCCGGCAGGAGCTCCAGCGCCGCTTCCAGGAACATGTCTCCCATCTCACGCAGGTCATCCAAATTGGGATGGAGCAGGGGCAGTTCGCCCCCGGGAGTGAACCTGCGCAGGCGGCACTGGTTGTGCTGGCCATGGCCAACGGACCGCTGGCCTATCTGGCCGGCGGGCTGATTTCCGAAGAACAGTTTGCCGCCATCTGGCAGACCACATTACGACTCATCACATTGTACCTCAGAGGTGTAACCGCCGATGAACGCCCTTTGGAAAGTATTGCGCTACCTTAA
- a CDS encoding ABC transporter ATP-binding protein — MNALWKVLRYLKPYRWMVAAGILATALTVPLDLAVPRLAQRAIDQGIRVGNTQVVLTSALLMVAFAVLRVLFATITGVFAARSSQGFGYDLRHTLFARIQTLSYPELDHMQTGQLMVRVTSDVEMVRMLVSMSMRMLTRAPLMVIGSVIMIYLTKPSLAYIILVIMVAMLGFMAVFAGKVRPLFKRIQEKLGALNTVLQENLAGVKVVRAFVRAHFERRRFADRNQDLYQQAVRAGLMISIAFPVLFLLMNAASLLVLWLGGSEVIANQLTVGELVAFNNYVLSTMFPLLMLSMMIAFISGAAASAERISEILDIPVAVQEPAQPKRLPAIQGRVAFEHVFFRYNGSGSEDVLQDISFVAEPGETVAIVGATGAGKSTLIYLIPRFYDVTAGRVTIDGVDVREVSFDDLRRQISIVPQEIVLFEGTIRDNIAFGRPDVTDEEIIAAAKAAQAHDFIMAMPDGYNSWVEARGRNLSGGQRQRIAIARALVMNPSILILDDSTSSVDMETEYKIQQALEEIRRGRTNFIIAQRISSILHADKIIVLERGRIVGIGTHLSLLATNPVYQDIYYSQMHADAEQAEFEVAAPAAGDPRAADTIARS; from the coding sequence ATGAACGCCCTTTGGAAAGTATTGCGCTACCTTAAACCCTACCGCTGGATGGTGGCGGCCGGCATCCTGGCCACCGCGCTCACTGTGCCGCTGGACCTGGCGGTACCGCGGCTGGCCCAGCGCGCCATTGACCAGGGCATCCGCGTGGGGAACACGCAGGTCGTGCTGACCTCCGCCTTGCTGATGGTCGCCTTTGCCGTACTGCGCGTGCTTTTCGCTACCATCACCGGCGTCTTCGCCGCCCGCTCCTCGCAGGGCTTCGGGTATGACCTGCGCCACACGCTGTTTGCGCGCATCCAGACGCTCTCCTATCCCGAACTGGACCATATGCAGACCGGCCAGTTGATGGTGCGCGTCACCAGCGACGTGGAGATGGTGCGCATGCTGGTCTCCATGAGCATGCGCATGCTGACCCGCGCCCCACTGATGGTCATCGGCAGTGTCATCATGATCTACCTGACCAAGCCGAGCCTGGCGTACATCATCCTGGTGATCATGGTGGCAATGCTCGGGTTTATGGCGGTCTTCGCCGGCAAAGTGCGCCCCCTCTTCAAGCGCATCCAGGAGAAACTGGGGGCGTTGAACACCGTGCTCCAGGAGAACCTGGCCGGCGTCAAGGTCGTGCGGGCATTTGTGCGCGCTCATTTCGAGCGCCGGCGCTTCGCGGACCGCAACCAGGACCTCTACCAGCAGGCGGTGCGCGCCGGCCTGATGATATCCATCGCCTTCCCGGTGCTCTTCCTCCTGATGAACGCCGCCTCCCTGCTGGTGCTGTGGCTGGGCGGCAGTGAGGTCATCGCCAACCAGCTCACCGTCGGCGAGCTGGTAGCCTTCAATAATTACGTGCTGAGCACCATGTTCCCCCTGTTGATGCTGAGCATGATGATCGCCTTCATCTCCGGCGCCGCCGCCTCGGCGGAGCGCATCAGCGAGATCCTGGACATCCCCGTGGCAGTGCAGGAGCCGGCCCAACCCAAGCGCCTGCCGGCCATCCAGGGCCGCGTGGCCTTCGAGCACGTCTTCTTCCGCTATAACGGCTCCGGCAGTGAGGATGTGCTTCAGGATATCTCCTTCGTGGCCGAGCCGGGTGAGACGGTGGCGATCGTAGGGGCGACAGGCGCCGGCAAATCTACCCTGATATACCTCATCCCCCGCTTCTACGATGTCACCGCCGGCCGAGTCACGATCGACGGCGTGGATGTGCGCGAAGTGAGCTTTGATGACCTGCGCCGGCAGATCAGCATCGTGCCGCAGGAAATCGTGCTGTTCGAGGGCACCATCCGCGACAATATCGCCTTCGGCCGGCCGGATGTTACGGACGAGGAAATCATTGCCGCCGCCAAAGCCGCCCAGGCGCACGACTTCATCATGGCCATGCCCGACGGCTACAACAGTTGGGTGGAGGCGCGCGGCCGCAACCTTTCCGGCGGACAGCGCCAGCGCATCGCCATCGCCCGCGCCCTGGTCATGAATCCCAGCATCCTCATCCTGGACGACAGCACCAGCAGTGTGGACATGGAGACCGAGTACAAGATCCAGCAGGCGCTGGAAGAGATACGCCGCGGCCGCACCAACTTCATCATCGCCCAGCGCATCAGCTCCATCCTACACGCGGACAAGATCATCGTGCTGGAACGGGGACGGATTGTCGGCATCGGTACCCATCTCTCCCTGCTGGCTACGAACCCGGTGTACCAGGACATCTATTATTCGCAGATGCACGCCGACGCCGAGCAGGCCGAGTTTGAGGTCGCGGCGCCGGCCGCCGGCGATCCACGCGCCGCAGACACTATCGCGAGGAGTTGA